Proteins from a genomic interval of Zingiber officinale cultivar Zhangliang chromosome 1B, Zo_v1.1, whole genome shotgun sequence:
- the LOC122044323 gene encoding uncharacterized protein LOC122044323, with the protein MDQQGCESDGSMFSSSSDLTDDALSTEGPLFELSATLMAVLPIKRGLSKYFQGKSQSFASLSRATCIEDLAKKEAPAWNNKKGMKAWKISGGGFTPGPCSRTITKKSSRGSCASSAARRGRH; encoded by the exons ATGGATCAGCAAGGCTGTGAATCTGATGGCTCCATGTTCTCTTCCTCTTCCGATCTCACAGACGATGCGCTTTCAACGGAAGGGCCTCTGTTCGAGTTGTCCGCTACTCTCATGGCTGTGCTCCCTATCAA AAGAGGGCTGTCGAAGTACTTCCAGGGGAAGTCCCAATCTTTCGCATCTCTATCTCGAGCCACGTGCATAGAGGATCTGGCAAAGAAAGAGGCTCCGGCTTGGAATAACAAGAAGGGTATGAAAGCATGGAAGATCAGTGGAGGCGGCTTCACGCCTGGTCCCTGCAGCAGGACTATAACAAAGAAGTCTTCGAGGGGCTCTTGTGCCTCTTCGGCGGCAAGGAGAGGGAGGCATTAG